In Rutidosis leptorrhynchoides isolate AG116_Rl617_1_P2 chromosome 2, CSIRO_AGI_Rlap_v1, whole genome shotgun sequence, one genomic interval encodes:
- the LOC139890152 gene encoding uncharacterized protein — MKKKHGLIFDGALVANEVVEDLKRNKKHGLIFKVDFEKAFDSLNWDYLFVVMKCMGFGNKWCKWISACLKSATISILINGSPTSEFNLKRGVRQGDPLSPFLFIIAAEGLNILTKVAVERGMYKGVEVGKDKVVISHLQYADDTIFFGEWSRRNARNLMYLLECFELASGLKVNYNKSQLFGIGISNDNVEALASWCSCLGGRLSFMYLGISVGNRMKKLNDWSPVIEKFNKSGGLVLGNERAQNPNASLWNSICEAGKHVDGLGISFSNSFIRSIGDGKSTSFWDDIWVGNARFKDRFKRLHRLEIDKDINISSKIEEFKGDGLGNWAYPPMGRTNSELNELRDTVRNLQLTEGKKDCSVKDILYTVKDCSVLVDKVILPRAVNSIESLRNGLVPKKVEVFIWRARLGRIPVRFELDKRGIDLNSVRCPICDGDIETVEHILFSCQVAKDIWAKVLKWWGYNSVIFGFEDIFNGTFGGVAQDHKKNQWQAVCWVVCYILWKNRNAKVFKNKLETGPSLFSEVQVLSYDWISRRCKGHIMDWLQWFSHP; from the exons ATGAAAAAAAAGCACGGCCTAATTTTTGATGGTGCGTTAGTTGCTAATGAAGTGGTCGAAGATCTTAAACGAAACAAAAAGCACGGCCTAATTTTTAAGGTAGACTTCGAGAAAGCCTTTGATTCGCTTAATTGGGATTATCTTTTTGTAGTGATGAAATGTATGGGGTTCGGTAACAAATGGTGCAAGTGGATTTCCGCGTGTCTTAAATCGGCTACAATCTCCATTCTCATAAACGGGTCTCCGACAAGTGAATTTAATCTTAAAAGGGGGGTTCGCCAAGGTGATCCTTTATcgccttttctttttattattgcaGCGGAGGGACTTAATATCCTAACGAAAGTGGCGGTTGAGAGAGGAATGTATAAAGGGGTGGAGGTGGGTAAAGATAAAGTCGTCATCTCCcatttgcaatatgcggatgatacgattTTTTTTGGCGAATGGAGTAGACGTAATGCGCGAAATTTAATGTACTTGTTGGAATGTTTTGAACTGGCTTCGGGGTTGAaggttaattataataaaagtcaaTTATTTGGGATAGGCATTAGTAATGATAACGTGGAAGCTCTGGCGTCTTGGTGTTCGTGTCTCGGCGGTCGATTGTCTTTCATGTATTTGGGTATTTCCGTGGGTAATAggatgaagaaattgaatgatTGGTCCCCGGTGATCGAGAAATTTAACAAAAG TGGAGGTCTGGTGCTTGGTAACGAGCGTGCTCAGAATCCAAACGCTAGCCTTTGGAATTCTATTTGTGAGGCAGGAAAACATGTGGACGGGTTAGGGATTTCTTTCTCTAATTCTTTCATACGCTCAATCGGGGACGGGAAAAGCACTTCTTTTTGGGATGACATTTGGGTGGGGAACGCAAGGTTTAAGGACAGATTCAAAAGACTACACAGGCTAGAGATTGACAAAGATATCAACATCAGTAGTAAAATCGAAGAATTTAAGGGAGATGGGCTCGGCAATTGGGCCTATCCACCGATGGGCCGAACGAATAGTGAACTAAATGAGTTGCGTGATACTGTTCGGAACTTGCAGCTGACCGAAGGTAAAAAAGACTGTTCGGTCAAGGACATTCTTTATACGGTCAAGGACTGTTCGGTTCTTGTCGACAAAGTTATTTTACCACGTGCGGTTAATTCTATTGAGTCGTTGCGAAATGGTTTGGTTCCAAAAAAAGTGGAGGTGTTTATTTGGCGGGCGAGATTAGGACGTATACCGGTAAGATTCGAGTTAGATAAACGGGGCATCGACTTGAATAGTGTGAGATGCCCGATTTGTGATGGTGACATTGAGACGGTGGAGCATATACTTTTTTCCTGTCAAGTGGCAAAAGACATTTGGGCTAAAGTTCTTAAATGGTGGGGGTATAATTCGGTTATATTCGGGTTTGAGGATATTTTTAATGGTACTTTCGGTGGTGTAGCACAGGATCATAAAAAGAATCAATGGCAAGCGGTTTGTTGGGTGGTTTGTTACATTCTATGGAAGAATCGAAATGCAAAGGTGTTCAAGAATAAGCTCGAGACGGGCCCATCTTTATTTAGCGAGGTTCAAGTTCTTTCATATGATTGGATTTCACGACGTTGCAAGGGTCATATTATGGATTGGCTACAATGGTTCTCACACCCTTAG